A stretch of the Marmota flaviventris isolate mMarFla1 chromosome 12, mMarFla1.hap1, whole genome shotgun sequence genome encodes the following:
- the Rhou gene encoding rho-related GTP-binding protein RhoU has translation MAPQQGRPALPGRCEPLPAPPVPPRRERGGRGARGPGAPGGRGRAGGAEGRSVKCVLVGDGAVGKTSLVVSYTTNGYPTEYIPTAFDNFSAVVSVDGRPVRLQLCDTAGQDEFDKLRPLCYTNADIFLLCFSVVSPTSFQNVNEKWVPEIRCHCPKVPIILVGTQSDLREDVKVLIELDKGREKPVPEEAAKLCAEEIKAASYVECSALTQKNLKEVFDAAIMAGIQHADSQQQPRKCKSRTPDKVRDLSRSWWRKSCCLA, from the exons ATGGCCCCGCAGCAGGGGCGGCCCGCGCTGCCCGGCCGCTGCGAGCCTCTGCCCGCGCCGCCTGTGCCGCCTCGCCGGGAACGCGGGGGGCGCGGGGCGCGCGGGCCCGGGGCGCCGGGGGGCCGGGGGCGTGCGGGCGGCGCCGAGGGGCGTAGCGTCAAATGCGTGCTGGTCGGAGACGGCGCGGTGGGCAAGACCAGCCTGGTGGTGAGCTACACCACCAACGGCTACCCCACCGAGTACATCCCCACCGCCTTCGACAACTTCTCGG CTGTGGTGTCAGTGGACGGGCGGCCTGTGAGACTCCAGCTCTGTGACACAGCAGGACAG GATGAGTTTGACAAGCTGAGACCCCTGTGCTACACCAATGCTGACATCTTCCTGCTCTGCTTCAGCGTGGTGAGCCCCACCTCTTTCCAGAATGTCAACGAGAAGTGGGTGCCTGAGATCCGGTGCCACTGCCCCAAAGTGCCCATCATCCTGGTGGGGACACAGTCAGACCTCAGAGAAGATGTCAAAGTGCTCATTGAGCTGGACAAAGGCAGGGAGAAGCCTGTGCCTGAGGAGGCAGCCAAGCTGTGTGCAGAGGAAATCAAAGCCGCCTCCTATGTGGAATGCTCGGCCTTGACTCAGAAAAACCTCAAGGAGGTCTTTGATGCCGCCATCATGGCTGGGATCCAGCATGCAGACTCCCAGCAGCAGCCCAGGAAGTGTAAGAGCAGGACTCCGGACAAAGTGAGGGACTTGTCCAGGTCCTGGTGGAGGAAGTCCTGCTGCCTGGCCTGA